From the Drosophila sechellia strain sech25 chromosome X, ASM438219v1, whole genome shotgun sequence genome, the window CACAAAGATCAGGAATCCATAATGGTACTCAAACGCCTCCAGTTGCTCCAAGTCCAGGAGCAGGAAGTTGGCGATGATCAACAGCACTGGCATGGCCATCAGAACGGCCAGGCAAATGTGCCACGGATACCAGCTGGATATGGCCTCGAAGATGCGATCCGCACAGGACTCAAAGTGTGGTGTTCCCCCCGGTGCAGCTCCTCGCTCCTCCCGCTCCAAATCCTCACTGGTCGTCGACTTGGATCTGAATCGATTGCTGACATTGCTACCGCTCTGCCGGCGACACATTTGCCTTGTGAAGAGGAAGAGGGCGAACACTTGGATGCCTGTGAAGCAGGAGAACAAGGTCACCCACAGACGGAAGCTCGGCGATACCGTGTTCTGGGTCATCAAAAACAGAGAGACGGAGATGCACAGATAAACCGCAATGCCCACGAATATATCAATGTAGGTATTATAGCGTGGCGTGGCCAAAGTCGGCGGTCCTTCCGTCTCATTTTCCGCTCCAAATCGATGGGCCTTCGAGCGGAAATCGCGTTCCAACTGCCGTGACTTGAAGTACAAACTGAATTTCCGCAACGGCGGTTTCACCAGATAGCTCCTCTGCGACCTGGCATTATCCCGAACACAACGGATTAGCTGGAGGTCCGATTGCTTGCGCAATTGCTGCAGGCAGGCGGCCAGAGGATCCGCCATTTGCGAGGAGCAGGCGGGCATCAGgagaggtggtggtggttgaaccGCCAGCGGAAGTCCCAGTCCCTGCACCTCTCCCAAGTTGGAAATACTGGACGTGGAGCTGGTAAAGTAACCGGAGACCCTGTGCTGACTAATCGCCGTCTGGTTGAGTGCATAGATTTGCTGTTGGATCGAGGATCTGCGCGAGTTGCTCTTGATCCCGGAATCCTTGCGCGAAGTGGCCGATGGGCAGATGCTCGACTGGCGGGAGTGCGTTGGCGGAAAGATGCTACCACCTCCGCCGGAGTTGCCCGGAGCTGGCAAGCAACAGGGACTCGTGGACGAAGTGCCCGGTTCCAGGCTATTCGGTGTGGGTCTACCGGTTGCCAAGGTGGATGCGCGTGGTCGCGGGAGTGGCGATTGCTCTACCGGTGGCGCAGCCTGGGAGGTGCCAGCTCTTCCATCGGCCCCGACTGCTGCTGGTCCTGCTGCTCCGTTTACTCCTCCCGTTGACTGGCGGCCACATTGCGATCTATAGCTGCCCGAACGACCGAATGGAGATATATCGCTCCTTGACTGACTGATGTAGGATCGCACATCGATGATGTCATCGTACATGGAGTACTGACCCGGAGAACAGCAACCTCCGCCTCCACTGACTCCCGCCTCCGGCGATCTGAGCACGCTGCTTGCCAGTGCCGTGGATGTAGCTGCATGATGGAGCACCGGACGAGCGGCCGGGATGTCCAGGGTCTGAGTGCGATGGTTGGACTCTACCAAAACGGGCAACTGCTGATAGCCACAACCGTTGCCATTCTGCATCTGGTTGTCCATGAATGACAAGGTCTCCTCGGGATTCAGTTGATTTTGATGGTGcagctcctccttctccttctcccGCTCCCTCTCTCTTTCCTTGTCCAGATGACCAGCGGAGGAGCTGCCGCCGCAGCTACTCCTGTTGGTTAATTCCTCAAATCGCTTGAGGAATCGTGGAATTTTCCACACCTTTAGCTTGATCTTCGATCGTGTTTCGGCCGCTGGGGGATTCGCTGGCGGTAGCAACGGTGGACTGACTGGTGGTTGTTCATCAGAGTCCAGACTGCCGGGCAGAGACTTGGTGGTGATGATGATCTTCGGTCGTTCCCGCACCACAATCACCGGTGGAATTCCCGCTGCCGCCGGATGGATGATGCCACGTTCCACATCCCGGTCGCGGCTCTGCGACTTCTTGCGCATCTTCATGCTCAACGAGGTGAGACGCGGTCGCATGGAGAGCACCGGCGAGGGATTCAGCGAGCTGGACAGCTGACCCACCGGCGAAGCCGGAGGAACGTTCGGCTGCACCGCCGACACATTGGTGGCACTCTGGGAAAGGGAGGCGCCATGGGCGCCGGGCAAAAGCAGGGAACTGCCAGTGGCATTCGCAGGCATGCTGGGACTCAGGCTGTTGGTGCGTGTGAAGTCGCGTCGTCTTCCCACCACGAAGTACGTACGATGACCTGATGGATTGACAAACATTAGGGGATTTCCAGAGGAAAGTAGTCAAAGGGTACACTCACCAAACACCTCCTCGCCCTCCTCCAAGTAGTAGGCATCGCCCAGAAAGCTGGATGTCTCCTGCGAGATGTGCACCTGCTCCGGTTTGCCCGAGGATTCCATTCTGGAGTAGAGATAAAGCGACAGTTAGGCAATTGTAATCTTTGGGCGTGATAACCACACGACAACTTACTTATTGGCCAGGCTGACGTCGTTGCTCCACACATCGAACTTCACCCGCCTCGTGCCGACGATCCCGCAGAGAACTGTTCCCGTGTGGACGCCCACTCGCATCTTGACACCCTCGTGGCGCTGGGCATCGAAGCAGCGCATGGCATCAATCATGCCCAGGCCCATTTCCACACAGCAAATGGCGTGATCCGCCCGTGGCTCTGGACAACCGGACACGCAGTAGTAGCAATCGCCCAGCGTGGAGATCTTCTCGCAGCCACTCAGCGAGCAAAGGTCGTCAAAACGCTCGAAGAGATCATTGAGTATCTCCACCAACTGTTCGGCTGTTTTCGTCGAGGACATGCGGGTGAAGCCAACGATGTCCGCGAATAGGATGCTCACGTTCTCCATGCTGTGCATGTGGAATGGTCGGAACAGGGACTTCACATCGTTGGAGGCACGTGGTCGCATGTAGTGGGATTCCGGTGGCAGTCCACCGGCATCCAGACCCGACGGACCACCCTCATTGAGCAGCATATCGGCCACTTTCGGCGGCATCACCGAGTGTATCATCTTCTCCTTGAGCTGCTTTTCCATCTCCAATTGGCGACGCACGAGGAGATTCTGACCCACCTTCATGAAGGTGCCGCGCATGCGCACCAGATTCATGATCAGCACATGCACGCCCACCAAGTGCACACTCAGGTGGGCCATTATCCGCAGTATGAGTATCCTATTGCTGGGATCTCCGTTGGCCTCCATTCCTGATCCTCCAGCTGCTCCACCGCCGCCGTGCATGGGACCTCCATGAATTGCACTGCATCCGATTACCATGTGCGAGACCATCTCGAAGGCAATCGAATAGCTGATCGCCGTACTGGCGCCCAGCCACAAGGGCATCGGTAGAGCCGTGTAGATTAGCAGGACGATCTCCAGGCAGATGGCGAAGTGACCCAGCGGACTGAACGCCCGGCCCGTGTAGGTGAGGAATGCCAATGAGGCGCCGCAGAGTAGCAGCGCAGTTATCGCCGAGGTCACCGTTCGGTGCTCCCTGTACAGGTCCCAATGGGTGAAGCACAACGCCATGATGGTGACCAGCGAGAGCATCGAGAAGGAGCTAGAGATTGGGCGCCAGAAGTCCTCCGATCCGCCATCCACCACGAAGTACAGGCACCACATCAGCGAGCAGAGCAGGATGTACGAGAGGGTGAACCTGGAAGGCAGTGAGCGAATTGAGACGAATAATCATTAGGAACGAGCTCCCAGGAAATAATTGGGATTGTATTTCCGTTGATTAATGGGGTTAGGTGCAGTACAATATGCCCGAGAAGCCAAGGACTTGACCCAACTGGGTGGCGTCGGGGTTTTCCCGTTGGCCAGCGATGGCAAGCACTTCAAGATTCTGACGTTCATCCCATTTAACTTTCGCTTGCAGGCAGGCAGTGCCATTCATCCTAATTAACGCCAACTGCAGCGAAAGGAAAGCGGCTGAGAACTGGAGCGGTAAGCGGAGAAAGCGGCTTCCTCAACTTACTTGCCCAAGCTGTCACCATGGGAACATTTGCCAGTGGAACTGCATTCATCACCCACTTGGTTCCGCTCCAGGGAGCAGAGGTCATTGCGGAACTAAACGGGTAATGCTGCCCAGATGACGACCACCACCTGCCCGCTAATTTCCGGCCATTGTTGATGGCTTAGCCAGCTGTTGGGACCAGGAGCTGTCGCCATTGTTTCGAGCAACTTTGGCTGGCAACACCCTTGGTCTCCATCAAAAGTTCCCCAAGTGAAAAAGTGTCAAGAGCAGAGCACTGCGCTTTCCATCTtgcaaaattcaaatttcggACTTGGCGAACTTAAAACTTTCCGAGGCTTACATATGCCAAAAGCTGGTTCGggaaacttttcaattttaaagtCCTAGTAAATGAAGTAGTGCGAATGGCAACTTCCAGGAATCACAGGTGATTCAAAACATTTTAGGGGAACTGTAAAAACTAACTAAGAACTAACCAGCAAACTCATTAGAcagaaaatgcaaatgaatgtTAGTGTCTTCAGTAGTTTTTTGAAAAGTTAGCTTCACCCGCAAGCGAACTTAATATATCTGGTTTAAAAATTCCCCAGCTGACAGTACTGGCAGCCAAATCGATTGGTTGTTTGCCTTTTTCTGGTGCCGCACGCGAAACTGCTGCAATTGGCAGCCAAATGGCCCGAAATGGCATTGACCTGCAACTAACCCCAAGACCCTTAACCCATACCTCTTACTCCGTAACCCACACCCCCCAAGACCCCTTAGTTCCGCGGATGCCCCACACCTTCGTCCACCTCTTTGGGTAGGCACACGCCAACGGAGCATTTATGGCGGCAATTTCGCCATCCTGAGCAGTTACCAGCCCCTCAGCCACTAATTCCGGACCCCTGGTACCCTGATCCCGCCCAGAAACCCATGTTCTTTGGCGTCGTGTTGATTGCATGCACGTCCGTGTGTTGGACTCCCCTGCGATTCAATGGAACCGTACACCTGCAAAAGGGTTAGTAAAAAAGGGTCTATCCAGGCGGAAGGCAGTCGTCGGGGTCTTTGGGCTAAATGGAATCTCCGCCAGGTGTCAGCGAACCTGTGACTTTTAAACACATAATTGGATGTGGAAAAGTGGTTTGGAGTGTGTAATAAcaaatacatatttaataGGATTTTTAGGGACACTGAAAATACGTGCTTTTAAATTATGCGAATAGAATAGAtttgattttccatttgccacaattactaaaaataaactagTGGGTGCAAACACAATTAGGAGCAAGCATTTTTTTAGCCATTTATTATTAGCCTCATTTTCTAAAGGTTTTCCATTTTGCACACCATTTTTCGCGTATTTATAACGATTTAAACGAAACGATATTTAAATTGTTCCAAATCGTGGAGAATAAATGGCGTTGTAAAAGCTTTAAACCTGGCAGAGTTGGCCTATTTGTTCTTTTGATTGCGCTGGCTGACAGCTCGATTTGCATAGTTGAGTACTTGAGCAGTTGGTTGGGTGGAAGCCACGATGATGGACGGGTTGACCCACTGGCCCCACTTAGATTTAATTCCGTTTTGGATGCCCCACCCCGCTGCGATTTTAATTACAAGAGCGCGGGAAAAACCCAGACTAATGATACAAATATTGAAGCacaaaataaatcatttaatttaagaACACAAATCGTATGAATCTGAATCTACTTCATCATTAAGTGGCAACATGTATCTGCATATTTCGAAAGGGGAACATAGATACTTTTACATTGGTTTGACTTAAGTGATAAGTCGCAATCATCTATATCCTTTACCTGTATCGCATGCGGATGTGTGGAAAGACGCTGGCCTGGTACTGCTCCTCGAGAACCGGGGAGTCGAACTTGGGGTCCAGCCAGGACTTGGCCGCCGCCCGCTCGAATGCCACTGGGAGCATCACGCTGCAGCAGGAGTGCCGCCGGCCCGTCTGGCTCAGGTAGGTCTGGATGTGGGGCGCCAAGGCGATCTGGATGTCATCGGTGGAGTTCGCACGGCTATCGTTGACCAGAACGCCCGGCGGCATCGCCCTGGAGCTCACCGACTGGCGGCGCGACTGCAAGTAAAGCAACGAAAAGGTTTAGTttggaaaaaatatataacatatttaaatagtattgAAAGATTTAATGCATCTGAAATAATTGCCTTTTTTCTTAGTTTTTAATATTAGAACgtctattaaatattattaatacaaCTTAAGTGGCTTGTCATTCCTTTTGGCCATAATAAATACTAAAATGTACACAtcattaaatttcaatttctaaAAACAGCATTTTAGCTCTTTGACTTTCAGAAGTATAAATGTTTAAACAATTACGCGACTGAAATAGTCCGCAAATCGTGTGGCACAagaataaaagtaaacaaaattataataatagcAACAAAGGGGTTGAAATGCGAGGATTAGCGGATTATTCAACGGAGCAACGGAGGCAGCCATTGCGAATGGGCGTGGCGGTGGGTGCGAGGTCAAAGGTCACGGCCAAGGGACCTCAAATCTTTGCCATTTCGCAAATGGGTCATTGGCTTTCCGAGCTATTATTTCCCCAGGCGAATCGCACAAAATTGCACTGAAAATCTAGTTTTGGTTGATTTTATTTCAACTGTATGatgttattttaaaaaacCTTAAACATCAAATAAAAACACTTCTTAACGACATGAAAACTAGTGACGATAGCACCTCAACATCAACAAACCAGAGTTATAATATCAACTTTTGTAACGAaacatgttttttttattaagaaAATACCATATCTAAAAATTATGTGCATATGCAGTAGTGCTCTTCGTCACTACGTGGACTGCCGGCCACAGTGATAAATCACTGATTTATGGCCCCTCGTAAAAATTCCTTTTAAACGCTTTTTAATTTCCCTTGCCTGTAGTATTTCTCATTTTTGATTATCACCAAAAATTGCCGCAGCGCAAGTCACGCGACAACGGCTCTGATTTCTGACTTCCGATTTCTGACTTCTGATATTTGCCAGCTGATTTGCGATTGCTGATTTCTTTCGGCCTTCGATTTCGGCCAATCTTATCGGGAAATGAGCGAAGGTTGGGTGCCCAGTAAGCCCAAAGCCAAAAGAAAGCAGCAGCCCAAAGTGCAGCCGCAAATCGCTGGCAAAATCAAGGAACAGAGACGTCAATTTTGGGCGCCCAATCACATCGCGTATACGACCCGTGGGCGGCACTCGAGCGAAACGCTCAAACAAAACGGACAAAGTTGCTAAGTTAATCATAAAAGCATTCACCATACAAAGCGACTTGGTTGTTCATTAAGAAGCCGCTAAAAAGTCGGTCCAAAAATAGAAGTTGGtggaatacaaaaaaaatagataaGGTGCGCGGAGTAACAAACCTAAAAATGCCCCAACACAATCTATCATTTCAATAATTTCATAAGCTATTTTAAACATTGTTAACTACTCGTATAAGTGCTAAGTTTTCATTGGTAAAAGTCTAAAAATAAGACATTTGTAGCTACgatcaaatataaaaaatcaaaatattcgaATATTGCCTacaaaaatgaataaatgaatACAGCAGAAGAAGTTTGAATGCCGAACAAAGGGGTATTAAAAAGGTTCTGACAAACTTTTATCATTTGGGTGGGGCTGATATACAAGATACAAGCGCGAACACAGCTTTCATTCACCTTTTTACCCTTTGAAGCGACTTTTGGGATAAAGTTAACCAAATCTGTGGGCATATTTTGGGTTTCTTTTGCCCGCTGAATCCTTTTCCTGACCGCCaaagcaaatatttaatttgcaaatTGCTAGCTGACCCTTGAATTCTTCTTAATACtccacgtttttttttttaccatcaTTTAGGGATTGCGGTTTTTTAACAAAATGTGTGTTCTAGTTTTCCACTGCTGCCACCTACCGAATAACAATCCACACAATTTCCATGAACGTGAGTAAAACATTGCACATATATTCGAATGGTCGGCAAGTGCGCGACAATAGCgttaaacaataaacaattcaCTTAGAGTCCCAGCATTTTCGTCGTATTTTCTTCGTTATTTATTGGCAATTGGAAATTCGCCTCCCGCGCTATGCGTACGttattcgattcgatttgaatGCGGCTTGGATTCGATTTGATGCGATTCGATGCGATGCGATTTGATGCGATTTCATTTGATTCGATTTGTGAGTGAAACGGAAACAGTTAAcgaaacagcaacagcaacaaatggCTTCCGAGCGGAGAAGCGGTGCGGTTCAACGAATTCCGTTGACGCGACGCTGAATGAGAACTGATTTGAATTTTTCGGTGCGACGTTGGGGATTGTGTCGATTGTACCGCCGTCGATCGCCAGCGCTAAAATagcaaacagcaaacagctgACAGaggcagaagcagaagcagaagccgCAGCCACAGCGTTTGGAGAATGCAAAAAGCAGGCAGCTTATCGTCTAGCTGATAAGGCCAGGTGAGCGAGAATTGGCGGCGGGTAACTGAGCAATCGCTCGAATCGCTCGaaatcgaaaacgaaatcGGAGAGCGAAACAGATAGGGATCTACTTGAGATCAGTGTCGCTTCGAATGTCGCTTTCAAGTGGCCAAGGACCCCCGGCCATAATCTATGAGGCGACATTGTTGTGGGACCCgtaaaatataacaaaaaaatttaatataaatagcGCTCGGCTATTCCGGCAGTTGGGGCCAGATAAGATAAGGATCGCTCCAGACACGATTCTTTCTTTGCCATGTGAACTGGCCGGGGGAAATCGCCTTGAACTTCTTCGGCAAGTGCACTCATTACACACTCACTCTTTCGCGCGTTCATTCACTAATTTACACGTGGAAAAAAGTAGGGGAACTAGcagaatattttaaatattattttagtatttcatttgatttactTATTACTAACATATGTATTTGGTCTTGTTTATTATAAGGCTtgtgcaaaatatttattattgcgtCTAAGTTGATCTCATTAGTATGATCATAAGATCAATGTCAACTTCGCAATATATACCCAGGAATTAACACATTTGATGAAATTATATGCAAATACAGGCAACAGAGGCACAAGTAACTAAGAAATTagcaataaatatatatatatatatatatatatattgtttataaagTACTGACTTTTTCGAACTTTGAACTGCAAAAACAAAGGTATAAAAGACAGTAATGCCTTCAAAGATGCTTCTGACAAGACGATCTtgtagatacatatgtatgtggcaGATAGGAGATACGAGCGATATGATAAAATGCCAAAAGGCTGACAAAAGCAGATGTCTTGCGAATATTATTTCTCTTCTTTATTATCGTGCACTCAGCCATTCGAGGAATAagtcctcctgctcctccagttCATGTACATGGTATatagatatgtatatataatacatatagTGGCCGACTTAATTTGGCAATTAAGCTGCTGTCCATGGCGAATATTCCTTTGATTGGCTTTCTAGAGTCCTGGCCAGCGTCCCTTTTCTATTTACATTCGATTTAAGGGGCCTTTGTGATGTTGGCTCAGTGGCTTGCATAATGCATTCGGCAATTGGGGACAGGAAATTGGAATTCCGTTGGCAGTCGTCTTGAATTCTTGGCCAACAACCACCACTCACACAAACTACCACCACCACTAGCACGACAATTCTGCTGGCTGCAAATCAAATt encodes:
- the LOC6620492 gene encoding adenylate cyclase type 9 isoform X2; this encodes MSESRRQSVSSRAMPPGVLVNDSRANSTDDIQIALAPHIQTYLSQTGRRHSCCSVMLPVAFERAAAKSWLDPKFDSPVLEEQYQASVFPHIRMRYRFTLSYILLCSLMWCLYFVVDGGSEDFWRPISSSFSMLSLVTIMALCFTHWDLYREHRTVTSAITALLLCGASLAFLTYTGRAFSPLGHFAICLEIVLLIYTALPMPLWLGASTAISYSIAFEMVSHMVIGCSAIHGGPMHGGGGAAGGSGMEANGDPSNRILILRIMAHLSVHLVGVHVLIMNLVRMRGTFMKVGQNLLVRRQLEMEKQLKEKMIHSVMPPKVADMLLNEGGPSGLDAGGLPPESHYMRPRASNDVKSLFRPFHMHSMENVSILFADIVGFTRMSSTKTAEQLVEILNDLFERFDDLCSLSGCEKISTLGDCYYCVSGCPEPRADHAICCVEMGLGMIDAMRCFDAQRHEGVKMRVGVHTGTVLCGIVGTRRVKFDVWSNDVSLANKMESSGKPEQVHISQETSSFLGDAYYLEEGEEVFGHRTYFVVGRRRDFTRTNSLSPSMPANATGSSLLLPGAHGASLSQSATNVSAVQPNVPPASPVGQLSSSLNPSPVLSMRPRLTSLSMKMRKKSQSRDRDVERGIIHPAAAGIPPVIVVRERPKIIITTKSLPGSLDSDEQPPVSPPLLPPANPPAAETRSKIKLKVWKIPRFLKRFEELTNRSSCGGSSSAGHLDKEREREREKEKEELHHQNQLNPEETLSFMDNQMQNGNGCGYQQLPVLVESNHRTQTLDIPAARPVLHHAATSTALASSVLRSPEAGVSGGGGCCSPGQYSMYDDIIDVRSYISQSRSDISPFGRSGSYRSQCGRQSTGGVNGAAGPAAVGADGRAGTSQAAPPVEQSPLPRPRASTLATGRPTPNSLEPGTSSTSPCCLPAPGNSGGGGSIFPPTHSRQSSICPSATSRKDSGIKSNSRRSSIQQQIYALNQTAISQHRVSGYFTSSTSSISNLGEVQGLGLPLAVQPPPPLLMPACSSQMADPLAACLQQLRKQSDLQLIRCVRDNARSQRSYLVKPPLRKFSLYFKSRQLERDFRSKAHRFGAENETEGPPTLATPRYNTYIDIFVGIAVYLCISVSLFLMTQNTVSPSFRLWVTLFSCFTGIQVFALFLFTRQMCRRQSGSNVSNRFRSKSTTSEDLEREERGAAPGGTPHFESCADRIFEAISSWYPWHICLAVLMAMPVLLIIANFLLLDLEQLEAFEYHYGFLIFVCIVHFCNFTQLNCWVRNVLAFLAALCFIGIAVSQLMVYSHNRSDQQQDQEASNFIQEIKWFQDYHVEIYLDLLLILVLVWFLNREFEIGYRLTFYGNAVANQDKVRVQNMKNQADMLLHNIIPKHVAEHLKNTAKYSENHHNIAIIFASIVNFNEMYDESYLGGKEFLRVLNELIGDFDELLSRPEFRSVEKIKTIGSTFMAASGLDPSHRGTGDEHIHTLMEFSIAMQEVVDAFNKDLLEFNLILRIGMNIGDVTAGVIGTSKLYYDIWGDAVNVASRMDSTGLPNRIQVGKDCLPFLTNRYEFEPRGSVYVKGKDHMEVFLYTTRRDNPLDDDEADKVDRLPTKKNECVERDEDVVQGEQQAEDDDEEEEEEDDDLHSSETTTLFKSQESLQANGGSHLAPTAAATSHTHTITLTNNNNHNSSNNNNNIATSNTTTTANNNSMPVET
- the LOC6620492 gene encoding adenylate cyclase type 9 isoform X1; protein product: MPPGVLVNDSRANSTDDIQIALAPHIQTYLSQTGRRHSCCSVMLPVAFERAAAKSWLDPKFDSPVLEEQYQASVFPHIRMRYRFTLSYILLCSLMWCLYFVVDGGSEDFWRPISSSFSMLSLVTIMALCFTHWDLYREHRTVTSAITALLLCGASLAFLTYTGRAFSPLGHFAICLEIVLLIYTALPMPLWLGASTAISYSIAFEMVSHMVIGCSAIHGGPMHGGGGAAGGSGMEANGDPSNRILILRIMAHLSVHLVGVHVLIMNLVRMRGTFMKVGQNLLVRRQLEMEKQLKEKMIHSVMPPKVADMLLNEGGPSGLDAGGLPPESHYMRPRASNDVKSLFRPFHMHSMENVSILFADIVGFTRMSSTKTAEQLVEILNDLFERFDDLCSLSGCEKISTLGDCYYCVSGCPEPRADHAICCVEMGLGMIDAMRCFDAQRHEGVKMRVGVHTGTVLCGIVGTRRVKFDVWSNDVSLANKMESSGKPEQVHISQETSSFLGDAYYLEEGEEVFGHRTYFVVGRRRDFTRTNSLSPSMPANATGSSLLLPGAHGASLSQSATNVSAVQPNVPPASPVGQLSSSLNPSPVLSMRPRLTSLSMKMRKKSQSRDRDVERGIIHPAAAGIPPVIVVRERPKIIITTKSLPGSLDSDEQPPVSPPLLPPANPPAAETRSKIKLKVWKIPRFLKRFEELTNRSSCGGSSSAGHLDKEREREREKEKEELHHQNQLNPEETLSFMDNQMQNGNGCGYQQLPVLVESNHRTQTLDIPAARPVLHHAATSTALASSVLRSPEAGVSGGGGCCSPGQYSMYDDIIDVRSYISQSRSDISPFGRSGSYRSQCGRQSTGGVNGAAGPAAVGADGRAGTSQAAPPVEQSPLPRPRASTLATGRPTPNSLEPGTSSTSPCCLPAPGNSGGGGSIFPPTHSRQSSICPSATSRKDSGIKSNSRRSSIQQQIYALNQTAISQHRVSGYFTSSTSSISNLGEVQGLGLPLAVQPPPPLLMPACSSQMADPLAACLQQLRKQSDLQLIRCVRDNARSQRSYLVKPPLRKFSLYFKSRQLERDFRSKAHRFGAENETEGPPTLATPRYNTYIDIFVGIAVYLCISVSLFLMTQNTVSPSFRLWVTLFSCFTGIQVFALFLFTRQMCRRQSGSNVSNRFRSKSTTSEDLEREERGAAPGGTPHFESCADRIFEAISSWYPWHICLAVLMAMPVLLIIANFLLLDLEQLEAFEYHYGFLIFVCIVHFCNFTQLNCWVRNVLAFLAALCFIGIAVSQLMVYSHNRSDQQQDQEASNFIQEIKWFQDYHVEIYLDLLLILVLVWFLNREFEIGYRLTFYGNAVANQDKVRVQNMKNQADMLLHNIIPKHVAEHLKNTAKYSENHHNIAIIFASIVNFNEMYDESYLGGKEFLRVLNELIGDFDELLSRPEFRSVEKIKTIGSTFMAASGLDPSHRGTGDEHIHTLMEFSIAMQEVVDAFNKDLLEFNLILRIGMNIGDVTAGVIGTSKLYYDIWGDAVNVASRMDSTGLPNRIQVGKDCLPFLTNRYEFEPRGSVYVKGKDHMEVFLYTTRRDNPLDDDEADKVDRLPTKKNECVERDEDVVQGEQQAEDDDEEEEEEDDDLHSSETTTLFKSQESLQANGGSHLAPTAAATSHTHTITLTNNNNHNSSNNNNNIATSNTTTTANNNSMPVET